Part of the Musa acuminata AAA Group cultivar baxijiao chromosome BXJ2-7, Cavendish_Baxijiao_AAA, whole genome shotgun sequence genome is shown below.
gcatccagctcagccGATAAAATACTCCTGACATTGACCCGTGGAGTAGGCCATGCTAACTCACCAACTACGATACATTTATTCACTAACAATACCATATAATTGCCTCATCCCATCGCCTCCGCCTCGTGACCCCATGGTTGTCGCCATCGTCTCGCTACCCTACCGTGGTCGTTTCTACCCTACAGTGAGACTTCACTTACAGATCTCCATCGCCTTCGCCCTATTACAAGGCCAGTCATCTTCACATCGTTCGtcatactaaatatttttttctcacccGTTATATCCTTGCCTCATCCTATCACTAAGAGCCCGTCTATTGTTGCCGACATCGACCACCGGCCTCTACACCACCAGCTTTGTTCCCATGGCCTCTACCCCCTCCAACACCCTTGCCATGCCTTCCACCTCCTACTCCCAACAACTACTCTATGCTTGCGCCCTCAAGAACAGAAGAGAAGAAGGCAGGGTAGAGGCCATGGGGCCTTGCGCTAATAGTGGCATGGAGGCAATGAGGGCTCCAAGTAAGGGCCATTGCCATGACGGAATGAAGTGGTTGTTATGATAATATTATCGTGGGAGGTGATTCCTAAAAAGATTGTGAAGGTGATTTTTTCAGGGTGAAGATGGTTATAATGCGATGACAGACAATTATGATGGGATGAAAAATAACGATGATAAGACGGAGTAGTGAAGCCAAGAATAAAATGATAAAGATGACCAAGAAATAGAGGTAATAAATAAAAAAGGGATGCTGtgcataaaataatataaacttgattttttaacaaatttatacaataataaatatattttaaatattttatatttttttacttcgaattaaatattaataatgatggtaattgattaattttatttaatGAACATAACGGGAGagggatatatatatactatatgccGTTTTCTACTCCGATCCAGGAACCGTAGACCAATCCATGGCCGCGACAGCCCCCGCCCTCCTCCTCTCCGGCCGCATCGCCATCGTCACCGGTGCCTCCCGCGGCATCGGTCGCTCTATTGCTTCCCACCTTGCGTCCCTCGGCGCCTCCCTCATCATCGGCTACGCCTCCAGCTCCGCCGCCGCTGACCGCCTCGCCGCCGAGCTCAACTCCTCCACCTCGTCCTCCACCAACCAGAAACCCCGCGCGGTGGCCATCCGCGTCGACGTCTCTGACCCCGACAACGTCAAGTCCCTCTTCGACGCCGCGGAGTCCGCCTTCGGCGGCCCCGCCCACATCCTCGTCGCCTGTGCCGGCGTCCTCGATGACAAGTACCCGACCGTTTCCGCCACCGCCGTCGAGGACTGGGATGCCACTTTCGCCGTCAACACCCGGGGGGCCTTCCTCTGCTGCCGGGAGGCGGCGAACCGGCTCGCCCGCGGCGGCGGCGGGCGGATCGTGTGCATCACGTCCTCGACGACGGCGTCGCTGCGGCCGGGGTTCGGAGCGTACGTGGCCTCGAAGGCGGCGGTGGAGGCCATGGTCAAGGTCATGGCGAAGGAGCTGAAGGGGACGGCGATAACGGCCAACTGCGTGGCGCCGGGCCCGGTGGCGACGGACATGTTCTTCGCGGGGAAGAGCGAGGAGTTGGTCCGTCGGACTGTGGAGGAGAACCCGATGGGTCGGCTGGGGGAAACGGAGGACATCGCGCCGGTGGTCGGGTTCCTGTGCACCGACGCCGGGCAGTGGGTGAACGGGCAGGTGATTCGGGTGAACGGCGGCTACATTTGATCGATGCTGCACTCGTGTAGCTTCTTCTCTATCGAATAAACGAGCTTGATTGCTTTAGCGTCCGATGCTTTGTGTAACTGTGGGGAGGGAGTGGTTGTCGTGTAGCTTCTTCTCTATCGAATAAACGAGTTTGATTGCTTTAGCGTCCAATGTTTTGTGTAACTGTGGGGAGGAAGGGAGTGGTTCTCCGAGGCATTTCGTCGAATGGGTGGTGGAGGCATTGGTGTGTTAGGGGTAAGATGTGCATCTTACCTACGGATACAGTATCCGTGACTTCTGTAGAACCGTGTCATCGTACGTGGCCTTTCTGTATGACAGCCCACACTGTCATGGGCAGCCACGTAGGATATTAAAAAAACAATATTATAATCCAAGAAACATATTGCTAAATGATTATTCCAATCATAGAAATTTATCATCTAGATttcatcatttataaaaaaaaaaaaatcaggataTACCTGAGGTCAAAATATTTTCCAAGTCAGAGGTCCGAGTCTTGTTATAAGCATCTAACCATGATCTTAAtatttacatataaatatatataggaAAAAATACAAAACACCTAAAAAACCATTAAGGTTTTATATGTATTTCTTATTCAAGACGAAATGACAAAAATGACACTAGGAAAGTTCTAGAACCACTTCTCACCCATCACTAAATAGCCCAGAAACCGCCCACACCCGTTAAGTCGTTTGGAAAACCGGCCCAAAGCCCTCCCTAGCCGGTGACCATCTATAAATACCCGACCCTCACGGGGTAGAAAACCCCACCCCCTCTCGCACCGCC
Proteins encoded:
- the LOC103990924 gene encoding NADPH-dependent aldehyde reductase-like protein, chloroplastic; its protein translation is MAATAPALLLSGRIAIVTGASRGIGRSIASHLASLGASLIIGYASSSAAADRLAAELNSSTSSSTNQKPRAVAIRVDVSDPDNVKSLFDAAESAFGGPAHILVACAGVLDDKYPTVSATAVEDWDATFAVNTRGAFLCCREAANRLARGGGGRIVCITSSTTASLRPGFGAYVASKAAVEAMVKVMAKELKGTAITANCVAPGPVATDMFFAGKSEELVRRTVEENPMGRLGETEDIAPVVGFLCTDAGQWVNGQVIRVNGGYI